TCTTTTCCcataacaaaagtttttttccccctcctttcTGAACTTACACTACAGTCACTAAAAAAATTCGGCTTCATGATTTAATGAACTGTTAAGGTGTAccccacgaaaaaaaaaattatatatgatgcACTTAAagtcgaaatatatatatatataaatttgtaatgacTGTTTTTATTTACCAGCATATTGTAATTCATATCCAAGAAAAAGATTACATACATAGTTAGTCATTGCATTTATTCGTATGTGCATTGGTACTCGTACagtgaaaatatcaaatgtatttaattttgtacaaggcagctgcaattttaaaaaaaaattttaaggaatttgcAGAAATCAATggaaatagaaacaattttaaatcataacacagtttctatttaatatattaagtaatttgATCAATAATTCGATAACAAGTAAGTAATACGATCAATTGAATAAAGGCATTACATTTTCTTTAGAAGTATGCAAAGCAATTTAATTTGAGATAAACCAATAgatgttataaaacaaaatatttataaaagcaatttctgaaatattgacagcatattgtataaaaatgagaTTGAAAAAGATTACCAGACAATTcatcaacaaataaatttattatatacatatatatttttttaatttaatcataggAATTTACTGAAACAATGTGCAGgtgcaataaacatttttttctgtgaccaactaaaacatttattgtttgattcacaatagtttgaaaaatgatgtGAGCGAAAAATGACAAAAGTTGTATATGTCGAGCAGAATTTACAGTATTAGTAATGTATTCCTATTGGCATCATGTATATTCTAGTGGAATCCTACAAGTGAGAAAAGTATAAGAattgttttctaatatttgtttcaGGTATATTCCAAATGTACAACTGGATACTGGCAGAAGTTAAGGCCATATGTGGTTAATGTTCTTGTAGTTTGCACAGTAATTCTGGCAGAGTTGTAGACTTTGTTAACTGTGATTGGACTTAAATACTTCAGATTGATCCTGGCAGATTTTGTCCACACTTATCTCCAGCAACACTCAGTCatggaattttaaatgtttacaaaacCCTGAATATGACAAAACCATACTTGGGAACCATAATTAACACTCctgcaattttatgtaaaatttatatatcacgGATTCAATAGTCAAGTGTGCTCAATGATTTCTATGTTATCTGAGTACGCTACACATCATAAGAAATAACTGCTACGttatattttatgagaaatcgaaattataatgctttttttttatcttgattatttatgatagtacaataaacatattattatcactttaaacatgaaatttattctgcatgttataaagattaatatatgaaaaagaacCTTTCTCTTAAAGCCATGAATTATAAAAAGACAGTAAACAGTTCAGTATTTCAGTgactttatatgaatttataaaaataacaaatttacaaatatacataataaaaatttaactgtacAAAACGTAAACGATGTCTGTGAATTCTCTTCAaagtgaatttaaatgaaattggatGAATGGTGCTTCTTAAGCCTatgaaaagagagagaaataaaaaatacctatcaattatatttcttgtaatgaaataattcatcatgAAATTCGGAGTAAAATCATcaacatgattaaaaattaatcttttttttttattatttctataaaaaaaaaattgccagctCAAGGGTGAACTTGGTTGGTAAAAAGCTGGtttggattaaaaatataattttaacattacaaGATGCAAACCCAAATGTCACTCCGATTCCAGTAAAGCAGAAAATACCAAGGGTCTAGCAAGATAAACTTTTAATTCTCTACAAAATTCCATAATACAtacatttgaaattctttcaaatattttcaacaaatctttaagttacaaaaaattatatatggttGCCAAAAATGATTATACATATATGAaacgattaaaaaataatgctgaaatcaGAGTAATTTGAATCATTCAGTGGCATTGTTTGTTGCTACATCTCACGATGGCTTGTCCATGgtcttgaaaatgatttttagatttataaaatgctgaagatttaattgtttaaagtttttattcaagtttactaaaaaaatattaatgctgtTATGTAGAACTTTTTCCCCTTTaaatcatgtcttttttttttttttttttttttccaataatttctcactagataataatttttggcacatttaaatattttctgtataatgaataaaaacagttttaaatttctaagaagaatatatataaaaaaaacattttttaaatcatgaaaaataaaaaaaagaataaaaactcaaTGTACAAGGTGCAAAAAATAGTACAGACATGAAAGTGCTACAGagtaaaatactaattaatacataattatagtatgtacaaaaggaaaatgaacttttaaaatgaaagaatttcaataaagtatttgGCGTAATTTATCTTTCGTTAATTTAAATACCTTTCTGCTGTATTTATAAACTGTCCCCATTGCTTGTATGCTAACTGGAGAAGTTTTATCACCTAATTTTGATccatatttgaataattcaacAATTCTTGATTCTCTATGATATGATTCATACTCTGTTCAATGGTTAAGGACAAATTTTACAGCAATGTGAAGCTCAGATTATGTCAAAATGGCATTAAATAAATTCTTGCTGATATTTAGATCTTTCGGCAATCTTGCAAGCATTCAAACAATCACTTGCACAAATCAGGACatatattgattttcaaaatgattgCTTATTGGCATGATAGGACCAGGCATGTGACTGacctaaatgcaaaaaaaagaggTAATCCATAGGAAAAGCATGTAAAAAGTGTGAATTAAACAGtcaatatacagaaaaaattatcaaaactacaGCCCAACTggctttttcattcatttctaaaaagCAAATGAAAGAATTGCCATTATGTTGCCATTTCAAAAACGAAGTCAAAGCATATGATTTTCCAAAAGAGACACTTTAAGAAGTATATTGtccataacaaatttaaatgaatataggTCAACAAATATGAAGGTAAAGTCAGTATTTTCTTTACTGGTCATTTGTCCTTTGCGGCAAATTTCGAATACATTATTggcttttatatttgttttacaattattttatttgcaaacaaataaatttatcactgcaaacaaatcatatatttttgttcatCACATATAATTATTCTTAGATAATATAAAACAACAGAATGCTTCTCTGAGCCAGTATACTACTACCACATGAATACTCTAACTAAGGTAACATTTTGTGGATTAATATATACTTGGCTTCTACATTATACTATATGCTTCTCAAAATAAAACACTGCTTTAAAAAGGAAACTTCTACAAGTTTCAAATGAGCAATAAGAATGCTAAATTTATAGTATTGaatgcattatgaaatttaataatagaaattatatatatctattgcgtttaaaatcaattttttattacataagaaaataaacaattgttaagTATCCATAACAATTTTAACAAAgcataaaaagaatgaaaaattacccTTATATTGATCCATTTGCAGAACTCGCGTCTAAAACACTTGGATCAAATGGTTGACCCTTAAATGGAGATCCATCACGGTCCCAAGCATCTTTCAAAATGTtctgaattttctataaaaaaatagtcTATAATATTTGCAACAAGAAGGTATTATAGCcctatacatataaataaaagtatcagcttaaatttttataagaaaataataacacCACACTTACACTTTGCTGAATAGTAGGTTTTCCAAGACGTTTCAAATGTTCATTGTACATAAGTTCTTCAATTTTTGCTTGAGATTCTTGATCTAAATCTTCATATGGAATGCTAGGGTCTATAGCTCTAAGGTTTATTTTGGGCTCGCCAATAAAAAATGAGTCCCACCATCTCTCTTGTATTTTCTGAAGACATATCTGACAAATAAAACacagataaatatagaaataatgaaatttagaaaccttactaaagtttaaaaacaattaatttcaaaaactccTCAGTATGTTAAAACTCAACTTATTAGTTTAAAAGAAACACACCAAAactatgttaaaataataaaaataactgtgaaaaaaaatgaaattataaaaaaaattttttttttttaatcaagaaaaagtATTGGAAAAATTGGTAGaagaataatctttaaaaaaaaatttctaaattttatatataaagattttcaaaatatagtaaaatataaaaaaatacacattacttatatttttttaaacaaaagattatttaaattccatgcTTTACATTATTGTTAGGAAGAAATAATGGGATATGTTTGGTTTAGTCATGCAGATGAAATGTAACTATTTTATAAAACGGAATAATAAAGTTGCAATCCTTTAAatctaataatcttttatttgaatcATCAAATATTATCCTTAATGAAAGACTatactaaaattttcagaaagtattttagaattttgagcACAGAGCACAGCAGATGAGTGTcaaatatataaagtgaaaactgaaattattatcaGAGCTTtagtactttcaaaataaacaaatcctCATATTGTTGCCAATGCATTAGTTTAATGTATTTCTCAATCTTAACTTAATGATTATATGTTTAATAGAGAAAATTGCAGTGATTAGATTTTGAGATGAATGGGGAACAGGTAAAGATTTAAGCAGCTTATAAAATAGGAgtgtttttatgtttaaaataaattagaaacatttctatttctttaaaaaaaagtgacattaaaaaaataattgcattcataCTTAATCTAATGTGAAAGCAAAAATCACTTATCTGCATCAAAATGTTGAGTTAAATGTACTTAAGTTTCAACtgttagtaaagaaaaaatataaataatgcaatttcaaGAATTTCTGACTTATGCACTccctaaaaaagaaaattaaatttagcaactatttttttaatacatagtaccttttattattattattattttaatatagcaaGAAACTAAAAAacaagcagtttttaaaatatttcttgctttgCTAGCAAAATGtgtttactaataaaatatatgaaattataattctcacttatttgaaattataataaatcttcCCCCCATATtagctttcaatatttttaaggaacAGTTATTaccaatattaattaaaacactaATGCAcagattatttatatgaaaacttacATGAATTTCTTCCCCTGGAACTAATGTCCATGTAGATTCTTCAACATTAATCCTCCAAGATAAATCTCCTTCTTTTAGAGTAGaccattcattatttttcattaattcaaccTTTACATGTGCATGTTGAATATTCACACGAACTTGCTTTCCAGAAGTAACATTGGCAGGAACCTAATCATAGATTAAACAGtaaattcatatacaaataaaacaagaatcataaaacatataaagatGCCCCGacagcatataatttattcaacaaacattttgttaaaagttGTATGAATTTTACACTATGCTTTAACAATAATTTAGCTAATGcatcaaaatacattttacacacacaaaacAGAACTTTCAGAAGTACTTTGTAAAAATTCCCCATATGATGAACTTTagtatttcaaaatacttaattGTTCCCTATTAGGTTTGAACCATCTTagcatataattttcaataataaattattacttatatttaatatagtttctataaaaatataataacggCATAACGTGCAAAGAGAAATCATtccaaaatcttatttattttgtcaattttgcttcatgctttaaatatttatatgcaagaaataaaatatgatacttTAATCAAAGAGAAGTTCAACATCTTTAATATGtacaatattcttaaaattacaaacattaaattaagaaatcattcaaaattatttttattgagctTTTAATATTATACTGGGAAATTGCAACTTCCCAAAAGTCAGAAAATTTATTGGACCTCAAAACATTAGTACAGAAATCATTCAAACAAATTTCTccattaaattaatctaaattgttcttttcattcacttttatttttttcaggaaaattttaaacTGGATCTTGGCACATTCGTTATGAATatgatgcagaaattttaaataaagcagttGAAGTAAATCAACCATTCACTTTTCACTTAATATtgtattgtttttcaataaacataGAATTAAACAAGATGtagcttttaaaataacattacaattttgtgtcttcaaatgcttttttttttaaagtatttttttcaaacataaaatatttggctaaaaagggcattttttatagtttcagtAACTTTACTAGTATTCAAGTAGCTTGTAGCactatttcaattttgatattttttctcagtcttGGAAAATGGAAGGATCTATACAGGAGAAAAGGTGAGTAAGTAGAAAAGGGCTGAGCATCTACAATTTAACAATCAtgaattgttttgttttcaaggcaatggcaatttttttttaaaattcttcccaTGCTTAGAGATTagcattttttagatgaaaaaaaaaattaagaaaataaaaatttccagtattttctgagtttttaaagaaaattttaatctctgCAATTTTCCTGCATGATGATCTCTgcattttaatagataatttttaaattccatgtaTTTTCCGAGAGCTGTGACAAACCTGACAACATgcagtaaaaacaaataaaagaaaaaaggaaagaagagaTACCTTTATATGAATATCTGCATCTCGAATTGTCTGAGCCCAAGAATAATCATCATAACAAGCACCATTGTAGGAATCTGGATCCATTATTGGTACTTTAGGATCccttaataataatgtttaaaaaagttttaaaatattatctataataattataactgaaaacaaatttataaaaaaaaagaactacttaaattttttaagtaatagtaTCATAACTGTAGCCTTTTAAACTTAACAATGTGCACTAACAGTGAAAAGAAAGAGTATGAAAATACTGTTActtgtaatcaatattttcatcAGAAGTTGCTTATAATGAAAAGTCTTgacatttaatttacaaaaatgacaaaataaacacGTCAAAGCTGGAAACAGGACATTTATTGCCATACTTAAGCATAATCTTCAAGATTTACTGAATATAACATTAGTCCTTTCTAGCATTTTAAGGACATAAATTTAATCTACGAAAATTATCGAATTATCAAGTAGTTCTAAGTCACAATTACTGGTTATTAGTAATTTCATTAATACCAAGTGTTAACTACTTCTTCCATGGAATGCTTTTTTAATGGGATATTTCACATAAATGTTTCTACATTTTTGTCAGATCAAGGTGATTGttctgcattttaattaaaagcaaacaaaataataacaatttacaaatttgggtaatttatatatattcaaaacataccttcattttataccttttatgaacaattacacacaaaaaaaaattcaacccaACAGTTCTCCTCCCCttagttttttttcaatatttttttctgtaacaaatttttaaattaaattttacaattaatatttatatattaaataaagaacaaacCAATTTTTACCATGATAGTGCCCCTTTTATACTTGTTCAATTACGTTATattgagatataattaatttaaatacttttaaaacttaaatattgtatgcccagctttaaaaaaaaacatatatagcGTATTTTTAACATACGTTTCATCCTCCTCTCGCCTTACTGGAATTTCTGCTTTTTTAGAGTCAACGCATTCTTCTATTGAAGGTGTCAAAGGAACTGCATCACATTCTGGGTTAGATGTGGTAACAACGGTTTCTTCAGCAACGAAATCTGGAAGCAATAAATAGAAGTTAACAGAAattctgcaaaatttaattttgtgtccTTAATAATACACAATGAACATTTGAAAGCAGATTTAATAGTTAGtaaatagtttagtttagtttaagccaaaaaaaaaaaattctgttctaaattttaGCAATAGCTCTCATTATCAAATCTTAGTGATGAATATTGGCTGTAACAGAATAGTTCCAACATTAAAATTAGATGATGATTATCATCTGCCAAATAGAAGTAAGCTATGTTGTTATCAACAATCCAAATTGAACAGTTGAAATGACTCTGTAATAtgatgaatttcataaataaactttagaattaagaatttaataaaactatcttAATGGTAAAAATTAAGTATACTGCAAAGAAGAAACCTGACTTATCTTATAGTTCTCAAAAAATCTGGCCCAGCTACAggataataatttatcatttgatatacttattaacaaaataatgtcTGCTGGTCCTATTGCATTTGAAGTGAAAACTAAACTCATCTAAAACTTTTCTTAAGATATCAATAATAAGTGACTCATactatttttaacttgaaatgttttaagggaaaagaatttaattcaaaagaaaagaaatgtcatGATTATTAACTCAAAAGAAGCAGTACTAACTAATATATTAGTGACCTGAGTGATGCTAACTCTGTATTAATAATCTCTGTAATCTAGCATCTATTGATTCAATGATTAATACAAATGATGACTTTATTGATGATATCCCTGTAAAATATAGCACAAGTTCTAACAAAAAGTACtagcattaattaaaacaattaactattaatatattgtctttcatataaaattgtaCAGTTActaaaatttatagtatttatataaaaaaatttataaattattcaagtataaaatctaaaatattaacaaaaatgtttcaatattttgatgaaacaattCGACTTTGAAATGAATACATTATTAAGTTAAATCATGACATTCATTAATAAGGGAATTAAGCACTGAAAGTAAAACTTTtgggcattaaaaaaaatagcagcaaATATATACCTAAAGGAACAGGTTCCACATCAGATATTATTTGGCTTCTGTGCTCTGCAACAGCTTTTTCCATATACTTACAAAATACCTGAAAAATTGGATCATTATATAGCCTACACTGAATGTgagataaaattgtaattatgacAACAAGAGAATAGAAAACAAATATGgaatatttcataagaatttttttggacAAGAAAATAATGCCACTCTTACACAATTCCCAATCATGCTAGTCacatcattaaaaaagttttttttttttaatctaatttgaaTAGAAACTAAGTATTGCAATATTCTATTATGAACGAGTGAGCACACAAAACTGATTGGGGTCACACAATTAAAATCTGTAAACGGAATTAATACCAATTTTGGTTCTAGTGTAGATTTGGGTGCCCCTTCGATTATCGCTAAATCTCAGCAATGAAACACTACTTCTGGTTTCcgtaatgttttgttttcattgatgtTACTGTTAGGTTATCAACCGAAAATGACCGAtctacaagtaaaaaaaatcgtcaaaaggGGCACCCAACTGTAAACTTTTACCCCtccccacctttttttttttctattatgaccCACAATCTTACAGCTATCAACAACAGCAGCATTCTTATCAGATGAGTAACATTTGAGATaagaatgatgaaaatatttaacatcaaccacatttaaaattaaatctatacgTACAGTTCTAACAATTTTTTCCGCTTCTCCATCAGCTAGTCCAAGAGTAGAAGATTCATCTTTAAACTTGAAAAAATCAGTCctatatttaaagagaaattatctTATATTAGAGAATTTGCAAGAAGTATACATTTCCAATAACAAATAATGCTAGAGAAGATATTTAGAAACATATAATGAACGTGAATGGCATTTGAAATATCTTAAGCTTACCTTCggtataaaaaatcaaatattttgtcaaaaaattcaaagatatttccTTCCCGATAGAGAATAGGGTAAAGAAAATCATCGTAATATGTTTCCGAAGACATGTTTATCACATTTCGCAAAAAATTAGCggaaaaagtcaattttttgaattgaataagAGCTACAAAATTGACATCGAACACTAATccagtttgaaagaaaataataacaaacacaaagcgcatgcgctCGCATCCAATGTTCTCTCATTCTTTGAAagaagttaaattatatataatatgcatttgttattaatagcaataaattgaatttaaaactgcATAGGAATAATTAATGCTCAGTGTACAACTTAGTATTGTaactaataaaattcaaaaacttgcTTTGAAACTCCCTTTCCTGTTTGAGATATTAACACGTTTTTAGAAATTTCTGGCAACATAT
The Argiope bruennichi chromosome 6, qqArgBrue1.1, whole genome shotgun sequence DNA segment above includes these coding regions:
- the LOC129971541 gene encoding nudC domain-containing protein 3-like, with the translated sequence MSSETYYDDFLYPILYREGNIFEFFDKIFDFLYRRTDFFKFKDESSTLGLADGEAEKIVRTVFCKYMEKAVAEHRSQIISDVEPVPLDFVAEETVVTTSNPECDAVPLTPSIEECVDSKKAEIPVRREEDETDPKVPIMDPDSYNGACYDDYSWAQTIRDADIHIKVPANVTSGKQVRVNIQHAHVKVELMKNNEWSTLKEGDLSWRINVEESTWTLVPGEEIHICLQKIQERWWDSFFIGEPKINLRAIDPSIPYEDLDQESQAKIEELMYNEHLKRLGKPTIQQSKIQNILKDAWDRDGSPFKGQPFDPSVLDASSANGSI